A stretch of Mesorhizobium sp. M2A.F.Ca.ET.046.03.2.1 DNA encodes these proteins:
- a CDS encoding undecaprenyl-phosphate glucose phosphotransferase produces MNEIDPARRFSMDAVRNYDAPAESEKPGGINDVARQVASQYRRDTMSPIMVSGVLRMVEFALLFLSGLGVYFYYVGFFNYLAWQYPLAIASTSFLAVVLLDVTDRYQIAALMRPLANFGRVLLVWAGSFALMALTAFAIKASEDYSRLLFGTWFVVGFVLIFGLRLVMSSLIRRWARDGRMEGRALIVGGGKAAEQLIRSVEKQPYNDIRICGIFDDRNDKRSPPIVAGYPKLGTISELIEFARIARIDMLIVSLPLTAESRVLQLLKKLWVLPVDIRLSAHSNALQFRPRAYSYIGSVPMLDIFDKPINDWDSVAKRAFDIVFSLVGIILFSPVMLATAIAIKLDSKGPVLFKQKRHGFNNEIIEVYKFRSMFTDRSDPTAKQTVTKNDPRVTRVGRFIRKTSIDELPQFFNSLFGSLSLVGPRPHAIAAQSHNLLYNEVVDGYFARHKVKPGVTGWAQINGWRGEMDTNEKIRMRTEYDLYYIENWSMLFDLRILFLTPIRLLNTENAY; encoded by the coding sequence ATGAATGAGATCGACCCCGCACGCCGCTTTTCCATGGATGCGGTGCGCAACTACGACGCCCCCGCCGAAAGCGAAAAGCCCGGCGGCATCAACGATGTGGCGCGCCAGGTCGCCTCGCAATACCGGCGCGATACCATGTCGCCGATCATGGTCAGCGGTGTGCTGCGCATGGTCGAGTTCGCGCTGCTGTTCCTGTCGGGGCTCGGCGTCTATTTCTACTATGTCGGCTTCTTCAATTATCTGGCCTGGCAATACCCGCTGGCGATCGCGTCGACATCGTTCCTGGCCGTGGTGCTGCTCGACGTCACCGACCGCTACCAGATCGCGGCGCTGATGCGCCCCCTCGCCAATTTCGGCCGGGTGCTGCTTGTCTGGGCCGGCAGCTTCGCGCTGATGGCGCTGACCGCCTTTGCCATCAAGGCCTCGGAAGACTATTCGCGCCTGCTGTTCGGCACCTGGTTCGTGGTCGGCTTTGTGCTGATCTTCGGCCTGAGGCTGGTGATGTCCAGCCTCATCCGGCGCTGGGCGCGCGATGGCCGCATGGAAGGCCGCGCCCTCATCGTCGGTGGCGGCAAGGCCGCCGAACAGCTGATCCGCTCGGTCGAGAAGCAGCCCTACAACGACATCCGCATCTGCGGCATCTTCGACGACCGCAACGACAAGCGTTCGCCGCCGATCGTCGCCGGCTATCCGAAGCTCGGCACGATCTCGGAGCTCATAGAATTCGCCCGCATCGCGCGCATCGACATGCTGATCGTTTCGCTGCCGCTGACCGCCGAATCGCGCGTACTGCAACTGCTCAAGAAACTCTGGGTGCTGCCGGTCGACATCCGGCTCTCGGCGCATTCCAACGCGCTGCAGTTCAGGCCCCGCGCCTACTCCTACATCGGCTCCGTGCCGATGCTCGACATCTTCGACAAGCCGATCAACGACTGGGACTCGGTCGCCAAGCGCGCCTTCGATATCGTCTTCTCGCTTGTCGGCATCATCCTCTTTTCGCCGGTAATGCTCGCCACGGCGATCGCCATCAAGCTCGACAGCAAAGGCCCGGTGCTGTTCAAGCAGAAGCGGCACGGCTTCAACAACGAGATCATCGAGGTCTACAAGTTCCGCTCGATGTTCACCGACAGGTCCGACCCGACCGCCAAGCAGACGGTGACCAAGAACGACCCGCGCGTCACCCGCGTCGGACGCTTCATCCGCAAGACCTCGATCGATGAACTGCCGCAGTTCTTCAACTCCCTGTTCGGCTCGCTGTCGCTGGTCGGGCCGCGCCCGCATGCCATCGCCGCGCAGTCGCACAACCTGCTCTACAACGAGGTGGTGGACGGCTATTTCGCCCGCCACAAGGTGAAGCCCGGCGTCACCGGCTGGGCGCAGATCAATGGCTGGCGCGGCGAGATGGACACCAACGAAAAGATCCGCATGCGCACCGAATACGACCTCTATTACATCGAGAACTGGTCGATGCTGTTCGATCTGCGCATCCTGTTCCTGACGCCGATCCGCCTGCTCAACACGGAAAACGCCTATTGA
- a CDS encoding O-antigen ligase family protein, producing MSAVAHELQPRALPPSAVNAKLISLIASAAIGIGILLSGFVISEPAPYEIYMAGLIAVWALFGLRISRAIVPLLVLLVAMNIGGMIAMTQMADLANTPLYLAVSLFLAFSAVFFASVTSVQPSLYRLIFIAYVVSAVATSLLGIAGYFHAFPGAEVFTKYDRAAGAFQDPNVFGPFLVLPGTYLLYLLLTGPVSRMPLLAMPLLIITAGIFFSFSRGAWGMFAVSAVLLTACLFLQSASGKFRLRVVVMTIAAVALLVIAFLIILQLPGVSDMFTQRAQLEQSYDSARLGRFARYAIGFQLAIEHPFGIGPLVFGTIYGEDTHDIWLKTLMDYGWLGFVSFLTLTLWTIGTGFRILLRDRPWQPYLLCAYVAYLGNIGLGTFIDIDHWRHLYLLLGLIWGAIVLEYRHQRDLRLGAPPSSRTNRHEAVAPGR from the coding sequence TTGAGCGCCGTCGCCCATGAGTTGCAGCCGCGGGCATTGCCGCCTTCGGCGGTCAACGCGAAGCTGATCTCGCTGATCGCGTCGGCCGCGATCGGCATCGGCATCCTGCTCTCCGGCTTCGTCATCAGCGAGCCCGCGCCCTACGAGATCTACATGGCCGGACTGATCGCGGTCTGGGCGCTGTTCGGCCTTCGAATCTCGCGCGCGATCGTTCCCTTGCTGGTGCTTCTGGTGGCGATGAACATTGGCGGCATGATCGCCATGACGCAGATGGCGGATCTCGCCAACACGCCGCTTTATCTCGCCGTCTCGCTGTTCCTGGCCTTCAGCGCGGTGTTCTTCGCCTCGGTGACCTCGGTCCAGCCTAGCCTCTACCGGCTGATCTTCATCGCCTATGTCGTGTCGGCGGTGGCGACGTCGCTGCTCGGCATCGCCGGCTATTTCCATGCCTTTCCCGGCGCTGAGGTGTTCACCAAATACGACCGCGCCGCCGGCGCCTTCCAGGACCCGAACGTGTTCGGGCCGTTCCTGGTGCTGCCTGGCACCTACCTGCTCTACCTGCTGCTCACCGGCCCGGTGTCGCGCATGCCGCTGCTTGCGATGCCGCTGCTCATCATCACCGCCGGCATCTTCTTTTCCTTCTCGCGCGGCGCCTGGGGCATGTTCGCGGTGTCGGCGGTGCTGCTCACGGCATGCCTGTTCCTGCAGAGCGCCAGCGGCAAGTTCCGGCTGCGGGTCGTGGTGATGACGATCGCCGCCGTGGCGCTGCTGGTCATCGCCTTCCTCATCATCCTGCAACTGCCCGGCGTGTCGGACATGTTCACCCAGCGCGCGCAGCTCGAGCAGAGCTACGATTCGGCGCGACTCGGCCGCTTCGCCCGCTACGCGATCGGCTTCCAGCTGGCTATCGAGCATCCGTTCGGCATCGGCCCTCTGGTCTTCGGCACGATCTATGGCGAGGACACGCACGACATCTGGCTGAAGACGCTGATGGATTACGGCTGGCTGGGCTTCGTCTCGTTCCTGACGCTGACCTTATGGACGATCGGCACCGGCTTCCGCATCCTTCTGCGCGACCGGCCATGGCAGCCCTACCTGCTCTGCGCCTATGTCGCCTATCTTGGCAATATAGGCCTCGGCACCTTCATCGACATCGACCACTGGCGCCATCTCTATCTGCTGCTCGGGCTGATCTGGGGCGCCATCGTGCTGGAGTACCGGCATCAGCGGGACTTGCGGCTGGGAGCTCCGCCAAGCAGCCGAACGAACCGACACGAAGCGGTCGCTCCCGGTCGATGA
- a CDS encoding site-specific integrase, translating into MAKALTGAALTKLKADPNKRLEIPDAVLPGLFLIVQPTGRKAWALRYRHRGKPRKLTLGNYLAGSDEKKAGEELKKVRLDASGTLERIRAGADPAAEKQETRKAARAEAEDQSLLFKNVVVDFVDKYHRHKKKNRYADWVETLFANHVTPKWGDKHISEITDVDVRNLINKIDADGKHVMANRVFTALSTFFDWCAKPKNGIPVTSSPMEGMEKSYDETPRDRVLTDDEIRWFWKAATKHGQPFGHMFKVLLLTGQRRTEVAAMSTKEIDGSDWIIPGARTKNGRDNVVPISTAVKDVLDDVKAIRTKAGYVFTTTGETYATGWSRATKAIAKSMLEIAQEETRDPDFKMEHWTLHDLRRTAASGMARLRIRPHVIEAVLNHSSGIIRGIAAIYNRYDYYEEKQAALEAWGRYVDELVTGKAESNVVPMKVAGQ; encoded by the coding sequence ATGGCGAAGGCACTGACGGGCGCAGCGCTCACCAAGCTGAAGGCAGACCCGAACAAGCGGCTGGAGATCCCGGACGCGGTATTGCCTGGCCTGTTCCTCATCGTGCAGCCGACGGGCCGGAAGGCTTGGGCGCTGCGCTACAGACATCGGGGCAAGCCCCGCAAACTGACACTCGGCAACTACCTGGCCGGCAGCGATGAGAAGAAGGCCGGGGAGGAGCTGAAAAAGGTCCGTCTCGATGCCAGTGGGACGCTCGAACGTATCCGCGCCGGCGCCGATCCAGCGGCCGAGAAGCAGGAGACTCGGAAAGCCGCGAGGGCCGAGGCTGAGGACCAATCGCTACTATTCAAAAACGTGGTGGTCGATTTCGTCGACAAATACCACCGGCACAAGAAGAAGAACCGCTATGCCGATTGGGTCGAAACCTTGTTTGCGAACCATGTGACGCCGAAGTGGGGCGACAAGCACATTTCGGAGATCACAGACGTCGATGTCCGCAATCTCATCAACAAGATCGACGCCGACGGCAAGCACGTGATGGCCAACCGGGTGTTCACCGCGTTGAGCACATTCTTCGATTGGTGCGCCAAGCCGAAGAACGGCATTCCCGTCACCAGTTCACCGATGGAGGGCATGGAAAAGTCCTACGACGAGACGCCGCGCGATCGTGTCCTGACCGACGATGAAATCCGATGGTTCTGGAAGGCCGCAACGAAGCACGGGCAACCGTTCGGCCATATGTTTAAGGTGCTGTTGTTGACTGGCCAGCGCCGCACAGAAGTTGCGGCCATGAGCACAAAGGAGATCGACGGCAGCGACTGGATTATTCCTGGCGCTCGAACGAAGAACGGGCGCGACAACGTGGTGCCGATCTCGACCGCCGTCAAAGACGTTCTTGACGATGTGAAGGCCATACGGACCAAGGCCGGCTACGTCTTCACCACCACAGGCGAGACCTACGCAACGGGTTGGTCGCGGGCAACGAAGGCGATCGCCAAGTCGATGCTGGAAATCGCCCAGGAAGAGACGCGCGATCCTGATTTCAAAATGGAGCACTGGACTCTGCATGACTTGCGCCGGACAGCCGCCAGCGGCATGGCGCGGCTGCGCATCAGGCCTCACGTTATCGAGGCGGTGCTCAACCATTCGAGCGGCATCATCCGCGGCATCGCGGCCATCTACAATCGCTACGACTATTACGAGGAGAAGCAGGCCGCGCTCGAAGCCTGGGGCCGATATGTCGACGAACTGGTGACCGGCAAGGCCGAGAGCAACGTCGTGCCGATGAAGGTTGCAGGACAATGA
- a CDS encoding DNA-binding protein: MSTEVYLTAPQVLARYGISDMSLHRWLNNPALSFPKPMVINRRRYFLEADLVAWERARAANAA; the protein is encoded by the coding sequence ATGTCAACCGAAGTCTATCTCACCGCGCCGCAAGTCCTGGCGCGCTACGGGATCAGCGACATGAGCCTGCATCGCTGGCTCAACAATCCCGCCCTTTCATTTCCCAAGCCGATGGTCATCAATCGGCGCCGATACTTCCTTGAAGCCGATCTCGTGGCTTGGGAGCGCGCTCGTGCCGCGAATGCCGCATGA
- a CDS encoding DUF6074 family protein, giving the protein MSVQMNLLDWNPPCQVIAFPLVSRVGRIREVATKMLAKSTDRHAESYRDQVTTGLLGHLGRLGISESEQDEQLGAFWAAVQAEIIRQTYQGGQQPGGSAA; this is encoded by the coding sequence GTGAGCGTGCAGATGAACTTACTCGATTGGAATCCGCCCTGCCAGGTAATCGCATTCCCGCTGGTCAGCCGGGTCGGTCGCATCCGGGAGGTCGCCACGAAGATGCTGGCGAAGTCGACGGATCGCCATGCTGAAAGCTATCGCGACCAAGTGACCACCGGCCTGCTCGGTCATCTCGGCCGGCTAGGCATTTCCGAATCTGAACAGGACGAGCAGCTCGGTGCCTTCTGGGCGGCGGTGCAAGCCGAGATTATCCGGCAGACCTATCAGGGCGGTCAGCAGCCGGGAGGCAGCGCGGCATGA